In the genome of Sulfurimonas autotrophica DSM 16294, the window GTATTGCCCTGCCTCTTGCGTGGTACCTCTCACAAACCAAGTCTCGGACAAAACCTTTTTTAGAAGCACTCACCGCTCTGCCCATTGTCCTGCCGCCTTCCGTTTTAGGTTTTTATCTACTCTGGGCACTCTCGTATAATTCCCCAATCGGTCACTTTTTTGAAGAGACTTTTGGTGTAAAACTTGTGTTTTCTTTTACAGGTCTGGTAGTTGCGAGCTGTTTTTATTCTCTTCCCTTTATGGTACAGCCTCTGCAAAACGGCTTTGAGAGCATAAACAAAAATATGCTTGAGGCAAGTTATATTGCAGGAAAAAGCAAACTTCAAACCATATTTGCCGTAGCACTGCCAAATATGAAGCCCGCTGTTATGACGGCAATCATTGTAACATTTGCCCACACAGTCGGAGAGTTTGGCGTTGTTTTAATGGTAGGTGGCAGCATACCCGGCGAGACAAAAGTAGCCTCTGTTGCCATTTATGAAATGGTTGAAAGTATGGACTACACCTCAGCACACATTTACAGCGCCATTATGGTGGGTATATCTTTTGTTGTACTTTTAAGCGTATATCTTTTTAATGCCAGACAAAACAGAAGGTTCGGATTATGATAGAAATTGGCA includes:
- the modB gene encoding molybdate ABC transporter permease subunit → MNYEPFVISFKLAALTALILFCIALPLAWYLSQTKSRTKPFLEALTALPIVLPPSVLGFYLLWALSYNSPIGHFFEETFGVKLVFSFTGLVVASCFYSLPFMVQPLQNGFESINKNMLEASYIAGKSKLQTIFAVALPNMKPAVMTAIIVTFAHTVGEFGVVLMVGGSIPGETKVASVAIYEMVESMDYTSAHIYSAIMVGISFVVLLSVYLFNARQNRRFGL